GCGTGCCGCAGCCGGTCCACTCGCCGCTGGTGCGCGGTTTGACCGAGACGCAGCTGCTCCGCTCGCCGCGCAGCAGCGAGGCCGGGTCGGCCAGCGACCCGTCCGCCGGCTACCAGAAGCTGCAGGAGGCGAACCGCTGCCTGCAGAAGCAGCTGCAGGCCACGATGCACGAGCTGGAGGTGCACGAGGAGCGCTCGATGCTGGCGGAAAAGCTGCTCGAGGACATTGAGCAGCTGCTGGGGCGGGAGGCCCAGCCGGGGGAGGATGGTCTGCGGCAAGAGCTGGCTCGGCTGCTGGCCGCCCACCAGGACGAGGTGTACTCGCTGGGCAGCCAGAGCGCAGCGTACGGGCCGCCGCTGTCGCGGATGATTCGCCTATCCACCGCCGGCGCCGGCGTGGACGATCCGCTGCGCACGGAGGAGTTCGAGCGCAAGTCCGAGTTccacacgcagcagcagataCGCATACACGGCGAGCTGACGCAGCTGAAGCGCGAGCTCGCGCTGAAGGAGGAGCTGCACCGGAAGTGCCAGGGCAACAGTGCGGCGGTCCAGTCGTACACGAGCAGGCGGGAGCGTGAGCTGACCGAGCAGCTGCACGAGTACGAGGGGCAGATGCGCAGCCTGGAGAGCCAGCTGGCCGAGCTGAACGCACTGCTGGACAACACCAAGGCGAGCGAGAAGCGCTCGAAGCTGGCGGAGGAGCGCCGGCGCAAGGTGCAGCAGCTCGAGGCGGAGCTGGCCGAGATGCGGCAGAAGAGTGCGCGGCAGGCgaagctgctgaagctgcacGAGAAGGACGCGGAGCGGATCGCGGGCCTGAGCTCCGAGATCCAGCAGATGAAGGCGACGCGCGTCAAGCTGCTCAAGACGCTGCGCACCGAGAGCGAGAGCTTCCGGCAGTGGCGCGCGAGCCGGGAGAAGGAAATTACGCAGCTAAAGGCGAAGGACCGcaagcagcagtaccagcTGCAGAAGCTCGAGTCAACCTACTCGATGCAGAAGCGCATAATGCAGCGCAAGATGGATGAAACCATCCAGGTGAACAAGCGGCTGAAGGCCACGCTCGAGCGGCAGCAGCGCAGCAAGACGGCGGCGGGTGCGCGCGACCGTGCGGCGATGCGCGGCGCGGAGGCGGCTCGCTGGGTCAAGCAGGAGCTCGAGCTGATCTGCAACACGGTCGAGGCGACGGTGACGCTGAGCGTGCTGCGCGCCCAGCGCGCCCAGGAGGTGAAGAAGATCAAGCAGATGGAGGGCCAGTGCGCCGAGCTGCCCGAGGGCGGCGCCGAATACCAGCGCCTCCGGCAGGACATCCAGCAGTGCCAGCTCGATCTGGACTACCGCAACGCGCAGATCGTCGACCTGCAGACGAAGCTGCACACGATCGACACCGACAGCCAGGTGGCGGCGTTCGGCGAGGGGCTGGCGAAGCTGCCCGAGGCGCGCGACGCGTTCCAGCGGCTGCTGGAGCAGCTGGTCCAGACGCACACGCGCCTCATCGAGACACGCTTCCAGCTGGTCGATCTGCAGGCGACGGGCGACTGCCAGGAGGAGGAGCTGGCGCAGGCCCGCGCCCAGCTCGAGGCCGCCGACCAGCAGTACCGGGAGGAGGTGGTGCAGCTCGAGAAGCGGTACGAGGACAAGCTGGCcctgctgctgatgcagcGCACGGGtggagcggcggcggcggcggcggcggcgaccgCCGCCCCTACCAACGGTACCGGGGCTGAGggggaggaggtggaggaggaggcggGTACGGGCGCCGTGCACGAGGAGGCGATCCGGCGCATCGAGCAGCTGCGCGACGAGCTCGAGCTGTACAAGCGGTCGGCGCAGATGCTGCGCAGGCAGCTCGACGAGACGACCAAGCGGCCTGTCCGCAAGCGCCGCATGCCGAACCATCTGCTCGACCCGGACTTTGACACCGAGCTCGACCTGGAGTTCCTTGAGGACGAGTACTATCAGGCCGGTGGCTCGGATGACGACAACCCGGAACTCGATCCTGACTTCCGCGGCACACCATTGCACAAGCGCAAGAAGGTAAGCCCCAGCAACCCGTCCGTTAGTCCGCTAGTGTCAATGATCGCCTACACGGACTTAACAACCCGAATACACCCATCGTAGTTTCAAACCTAGTATGGCTTGCCCGTAACCTGTAAAAAATCTATAAATCTTTTGGTCATAGATACTACGGTTATGGTGCTTTTCCTGCGTTACGCCATGCGttaatgtcttttttttctgttcttgcTTCCCTTTCGCTTTGCTTCCAGCAGTCCATGAGCATTCGCGAGGGACTCCTTTCGAGCACGATCCAGAGCAACGCCAGCACCGTGGGCAGAGCGGCGACCGGCGGTGGCAGTGccagctgctcctgctccgGCAACTGTGGCTCGCGGCGCTGCGGCTGCCACAAGCAGGACAGCCTGTGCGGGGCGAGCTGCAGATGTCCGCCGACCTGCGTCAACCGGATCGGTGAAGGTGATCCGGCGGCTGCGCTCGATGTCAGCGATGGCAGCACCGTCGCCCCGGTCGAGGACACAAACGCTGCTGCGAACGCAACCGTGGACCGTCCGAAGCAGGCGGTGGTGGACCAGCCGGACAACAAGGAAAACCGTACCGATGGCACCTTCCTCATCCCGAACGAGCTGACGCAGGAACAGCTGGAAGATCGGTAAGTGGCGCGCAAAGGGACGTTTCATCTGCATGGTGTACAGACCTATtgattcgtttgttttttttttcttctcctctttGCAGAGAGAAGCTGGACATTCTCGAGTACGTCGCCAAGTACCGGAAACGCAGGCCGCTGCTCGACATTTAAACGCGAACGAGACCCGCACACGCTGGACGTTTCATTAGTTTGTagcttcatttttcattgtttattattgtgaAGTCTATACAGGCGCCGCCTGTTACTATTtcgtttgatatatttttgaCTTGAATTGTAGTGGGTTACTCTCTGTTAATTAAGCAATGTGACGTCGTATCGTCGCTTTAATGaatgtaataatttttaatgcaACTAGACTGTTATCGATCTCTGCTGGTAACTGTACAGACGACAAATGCACTCACTAAGCGTCGATCACAAATCCATTGACCAGAACCAGCGGAATCATATTTTTGTGTTaatgataaaaagaaaacgctTCCTAAAGTTCTTGCTCATTTGTTAATATTTTGGCAAAGTTTTACTTTTCAgtttaaaaaacattttgtttttattctttttggcACTTAAACTTTAGCGTAAATAGATGGACTGGTAGGCCTTTCTCTCCCTCGTCTGTCAACAACAATCATCCATAAGCAACAATATCCCTCCGATCCAAGTTCCTATTTTGTTCCCCTTTTAATACgtagcatacacacacattcacaaatTCGCTtaggtttttttaatttttttcctaaTTAATGAGCAAAATTTATGCAGCATAAAATCTTAAATATTTCTATACTAGCAAGCTTCCGATTTACattattaagttttttttttcaataaaataatattaaacgCTATTGTATTACATGCATTGgatatgaaaaaaacaacaacttttgttttgcattttgcttTCGACGCATGAAAACATTAGACTGAATGTTATAATGACTACACTTAGCTGTTTAGTTATAGTATTGTAATAAACGTTGGTGTTGACGGCGGAACTAGGGCCAGGTCACACGAAGGAAAGGCCTTCAGAGTTCTAAACGCCAAGACCGAAGACGGGTTTATGAAATAAAGTGGGTTGGTGCCCTCCAGATAGCTCCTTTCAGCTCCTGATATAACAAATTGTACCTTAAACGTTCCAGCTAGCATTTTCGTGGTGGTAACCTATGCTGCGAAAGTGGGGCAATTGCTACAATTACCTTTCGGACAGGGCAGAGTGACCCAAGAAACAAATCCTAGGAAAGGCTaagaaatttaaaagaatACCTTCGTTACGGTTCTGAATTAAGGCTGAAGtttatgaaacaaaatcgATTCTTTTATGCGAACACGTTTGGAAGTGTTAAAACGTGTCCCCGTACACGTATTTTAAGAGCGCTGGTGTCGAGTCGTGTGaaaaatacatatatatttttataaatctATGCATTGGTCTTTTTTCTATTCTGTATGTTCTCCGTAAGCATTGGGCCGTTGCCAAAAAAGGAATGTTTATTTAGACCATTTATCTTGTTCTCATACGATAAGCTACAATTTAAAATCTACTCAAACTCCTCCTCACAGCCGCTGCTAACGCAATAACACAATACTGTATTGTAACCCCGCATAACAACTACCGCCTGTAACGAGTTTTCGCATAAGAAGCATATCTAAATAGTCGACAAATACCTCTCATAACGAGCAATATCCTTTGTGGTCCTGGTGCGTTTTTCGGTGCTGATATTAAATCTTAAGAAATGCATCAGCTGACCAATAAAAACTGGGAACATGAAGATCTACCAGAGCAGTGGAAGCTGCATGACAGTCACCTAGTCTACAAAACAGCACCCAGCTTGGTTGGAGGCTTATTCACCACCGACCAAATTTTTACTCTTCCGAAGATCCTCCAGAAGTGTCGAAAGTGCCAGATCCCTACGcaccacctgttcatcgacttcaaggcggTCGACGATACCATAGACTCGAACGAGCTATGGATCATAATGAAGCGGTACCACTTTCCTGGGAAGTTGATTATGCTGTTAGAGGCCACCATGAACTGTGAACCATGAACTCTTTAACATCGCCCTGGAAGGAGTCATTCGAAGCGTGAGGCTAGACAAAGATATTCGTGGCATAagtctctccaatttcttggcttcgcgAATGATAGCGAAAGTGTGTGATgcgtacacccgactcaaacgcAAAACAGCAAGAATttgattgagaatcaatgcaacaaaaccgaagtacctgcttgcccgATATTCAACACAACGGAGAGGCAGTGAGGCCTGCTGGTGGTAAAAGCTGACGTGATACGTTGCCTGGTGCATGTTGTGAGGATGTCGAACTCCAGAAGATGTTCGACAGCTATCGCCAGTTCGACAACGAGACGCAGGGGAGCGCAGCGAGCTCGATATCTGGATCAGCTGAAGCAAGCTACCTTATGTagatggatgggaggctgcaggcAGGGACCGGGCATTCGGGAGAATtattgttgaccgggccataTCACGACGACATGCAACGTAAGCAGaacaacaagagagagagagagagacagagagagagagagagaaaataaagaGAGAATCATCaatgggtttttttaaatatcaataCGTATGGGTTAACCGAGTGTGACCAATGCGAAGCCTGGGTAGAATTCGTTGGTCTCGGCTTTCCATGGTGTCATGTTTGTTTAGATTTTTCGGAGGTGTGGTTGTTGTCCATTGTGCCAATATGTTTCCCAGTGCATGCGAACAATACTTTGTGGTCCGGTTTACAAAATCGCTTTTGGCCAGTAAGCGTGGAGTTTGATGGGGGATTTTAACCTGCCAATATTTGCGAGCTAGGCTGCTCTTTCGTTGCCACGAATACCTAGATAACTGCGTATGGGGACACAGTCTACTCGAGGCTTGAACCAattacgggcatgttgttaagtcgtacagCTTGACGACTGTGCCACCAGACCGCCAGAAAAAGAAGTACCCCGACAGACAGAAAAGTACTAACCCTGGTATGAAAATCTAAATGGACGAATAGATTATTGAATACGCACGATATTGCCGTTATGGAGTCATTTGATCCATACTGTGTGTAGCTAAAATCCAGTCTTCAAAATTGCCTACAAGTTGGTCGGTGTAAGCTAAAAGTTTCTCCAGTATCTGGAGTGCATCTATGTTGCTGCAGAGCACGCCAGCAATGAAGAGTACTTGAACATTTCTACGCATAATTTCTAGTGTTTCTAGAGACCTAAAAGATGACAGCGCGAATGATAGGAAGGCTGAtccatcatcatgatcatgaCCCCTCCAGGGAAGACAATGTATGGCCGTAACGTGTAATTTTTCTTCGTATTTGCTCAATTCGCTGCTTCCATGTTCCGACATACGGACAAGGCACGACGGTGCCGTACTCTAAAATCAGTCCAACTAGACTACAATATAGCGATTTGAGGCAGCTAGGATCATCACAGACCTAGGCAACTTCTAACATAAGCCCAAAGTGTTCTTTTTGCTCATCGAATGGTCTCCTCGTGGTGTGCTAAAAAGTTGAGTCTGGAATCTAGGTCTAGGAATCGCCTAGGTCGCGTGCCTCTATTTTCCGTTGCAAAATTTGTCCATCGAATATGATCCTATCCTATGGATGAAGTATGATGCTCGTAAATCTTGTTCTAATGATCTTGGTGTTATCTCTTGAGAAGGCTCCTTACGAAGATCACCATGTGGATATCAAAGCTAATCGGTAACTATGAGCGGAAAAGCGGGCTTTACACAAAGAAGAGGGTTATGTTCGGTTTAAAGTGAGAATTGATGTAGTCCAGCAAATTGGAGGCAGCATACAAGATGAAAACACCCATACAAACAATTCcgtttaaagaaaaacaactaaGAAACACATTCGAAATCGTAACCCGACGGTATGAGTCATCAGCGGTCGCGATCACAGCTGTGCCTTTGGAGCCACCGTCCACCGTTGTTGCTGCCCATCTCCCCTCGCATGAATCGCTCAGGTACACGCTCAGGTAAATGCAACAAATGCACTGGTATTGGTGGCAAAGgaaagaaatagagagagagggcgagaGATAAACCCGAGCACTTCAAAGTGTGTGGAATTTAGCCACGTGGTGGCGCCTGCAATTATGACGCCGCCGACTGCTCCCcactcctcttcctcctctctctctctgcaatTCCTCCAATTCTCTGAATCGCCCACGAACATCCGCGCGAAGAATTCGCCAGTCGGGAAGGTCGCCTCAAAATGGAGAGAGGGAACTGATCGTGAACTTGCAGCTACTGTACTTAGTGTGTGCTattgtgtatatgtgtatgtttgtgtttgtgtcagACTCATTCAACCCCCTGGAACAGTGagaacaccaacaacaacaacaaaaaaacaaaaacaaaaacaacgagaaaaaaaaactctttccGGCCTTTTGCTTGAAACGTTTGCCGTCTCCCCATGGCTTGGTTCTACGCGAGTTGAGCAGCCCTGGCCCGGTGGAGGGCTCATCTCTCGCATGCCCGTTCCCTCATCAGAACAGTACCCCTGGAAtgatagaacaaaaaaaaaagaacggatACACACAATACGCTTCAAATACATCCGATCGGGCTGCAGCCACCGTTGCCCTTCATAACCCTGtacgagagtgtgtgtgtgcgtgttgttgtGGGCAATCATCCCCCATCCCCCTTGCAGGCAGCATTCAAAGCACGCGCGCAAGTGATACGGcggcaaagcaaacaacaccCCTTCTTACCTGTGTAACACGCAcaactcgctctctctccttctctttgcGTCTGTTGCacaagaaaaacaagcaacTGTGCGgtacagaaagagagaaaggagtgagagagagagagagagcacgctCACTCCACGCACACCTTTTGGCGTGTAGAGGCGATCGTGCGGGACCTAGAACACCTTCGCGAGGCACCCGAGGCTACCGAAACaagcacacgcgcgcgcatgCAGCATGCCGACCACGACGACAATAGAGCGAAGGTAAATGAATGggccaggggggggggggggtgggaagAGCGCTTTCAAAGCCTTCTCTCGTACAATCCCCCCCAGACCCACACACGCAGTGACCAGGCAGCGCGGTGACGTTTCGGTAGCGACCGGCCCGTTCTCAGCGCGCATTTGCAGTTCGGAAGTACGATCGGTCGGTTGATTTTTGTCTCTGCGCGCCCGTCCCAAGCCAACACTGGCTTAACGTACCGGTGTATCTTTACCTGtgcgggtgtgcgtgtgtgtgtgtgtgtatctgtgtgtttaTTATGTGTTTCTTTGACATCTCCCGCAAACCGAAACAAGTGCAAATTCGGAGTTTTTGGTTAGTTCTCGTGCCACGGGTTGTGATTTCCCTGGAGTTCCTGGAGTTGCAGGCGGGGCTGTTGCTAAACACAGAGTGCAACGCAAACACCTCCCAGGGGATCTGCTATCAATGCTCAGAGACGAGCGAGTCTTCAAAAAACCTCAACCGTTAAATCCTGAACTAAATCCTGAACTCCGATCGGTTGTAGATATCCCGGAGGACCTAATCCCGGAGAACCTAATATCGTATTCCAGCAGTTGTGTGTTCTCCATCAAACAGCTTCCCAAatatccgtgtgtgtgtgtttgtgtgtgatctaCTACGGCAAGAAGCGAAAGGCCACTGCGCTCTGTCACTGGTTTGGGTTGCGAAAATGAAACATTGGATTTGGACGACCTTGCGGCAGTTGGCGAACCGCGAACCTTCGTTTTGTTCGTTGAAGCTCTGAAGTGTTGGATACAGTTTTTTGGaggaatatttttgaatttgaagCAGAACATTCTAACATGCCTGGCCAGCTGTGTGATTCCTGTGTGAGACACGGCGTGGGCTCGATGACTCAACGCTCAACGCTTGAGGTGCTCGTGTAGAAATTCGCAACTGTTGGGGTCCAGGTTGTGTGGAAAATGCAACACAACTGCAGTTGTGCTTTCAAAACCCTCACACTCTCTCCcactctcttgctctctctctctctgattgATGGGCTTATTCTAatactttttctctctcttcttgtTACTGTCTCCCACCTTCGTTCTACTCCCTTCGCTGGGCCAGCAGGGCCCCACACACTTGCCCGTATTGAGCAGCAGCGCGCTGTCGCGCATAAACCCGCGCACgttctgttttgcttctttaccatctgcgtgtgtgtgtgtgtgtggttttgttgttaagtttttttttttgttactgttgATGGTTTGCTAGAACTACAGCATCCACAGCTTAATGTCCGCCCGTGTGCGAGGTTTTGAGAGGGTGGAGGGATAATACAATTGGATAATGGCCGGGACCCAAttatgatgtgtgtgtgttccggcTTTTGCGCTCTTGATTGTGCCCGTTTCCCCCCTTtgacgtatgtgtgtgtggaagtggACACAGTGTCAGGTAGGCAACAACTGGCCAGGGGCACGATGGCGGATAAGCTAATAGGAAGGGATTTTATCAAGTTGTCCCCACTTGGCGGCTTGATTGtggggttttattttgtgtgtgccgcTCGTACAGCCACTGGCAACTGGCCGGTGGCCAAGTGAGTCAAGCTGCGTGCCAGCGTGCCGGaatcaacaacatcatcatcgtcatcatcatcgccgtcgtCGTTTGGTGGCACCGGGCGTTAAACGATGACTAGATGACCAACCGGGACGGTGCTCCGATGACTCACGCTTCATTTCCGTTCCGTtgcagcagttttttttttgcaacccgGAATTCAAAACATCCGGAAGTTGCATGGGATATTGTGGGAGTCCTCCGGAATTTTGGAACGCAACCAGGAGCGCTTAGTGACGAGGGAATCTCCAACTCCGAGCAGGATCTTGAAACAGCGGGGAACTTCCGAGGAActccaaaagcaaaacaaagcgtaGATTTTAATGTCATCCAGCAAAAACACCTTTTTTCGCTTCTCAGCGACCCTGTCTGTGCAAACAGTCCAGATAAAAACGGATTAGTGCGAGTCGTCATATATCATCCCCAACACACATACTAGGGCCTGGCAGACATCAAGACAAacagtgcgctgcatacccgCTGGCCCCGTCGTCAATTAGAGCCTGCGCTAGGACCGAAATCTGTCGCACTTAGTGGCTGTTAATTTTCATCCGTTAGCACGCCTTCGCCACTCATTAGTGGCTGGGACGTAGCGTGTCGGAGCGTGCGCTACTCTGCTGTTGAGTACAACGGGCACAACAGGGAATCTAGAAGTGGAAGTTGAAGTTACGACTAATATAAGACTCAATCGAGCTTTCCCGGCTAAGGCGTTCCTTGAAGTCTCCGAAGTTGTGGCTACTGTGTGCGATCGGCGCGTGAATCAATCAATCTCGCTTTAGTGTGGGGAATTTTCTAATCCCCGGGGACCGGTTGGACGGAAGCGAagacagagagggagagataaaaaaaaaaccggtacGTGCCACAACGTGGACACAACACCACGTCTTGGATAATCCACACATTCGGGACGCTTCGAATTTGACGCAACCATAGGTGACAGCAATTGAGAGCAACTTCTTCATTCCCACGCTGAGGTTAGGTAAGGCAGCTGGAAattcggcagcagcagtgggcTCTGCCTGCTTGTATCGCAGTACCGACCCAGAGGGTCACAGACGGGGCGTCATATTTCTGGGAAGGATGCCTGACAGGTGGAACAAGCCTTTGCCGGGCATCTTCTCTTATCTTGATCTCTTCCCCGCCATGACAGAGAACTGTTccgcgggt
The Anopheles arabiensis isolate DONGOLA chromosome X, AaraD3, whole genome shotgun sequence DNA segment above includes these coding regions:
- the LOC120906652 gene encoding chromosome-associated kinesin KIF4A-like isoform X2; this encodes MSKPTRPSEIKLPQREPTKAPGAAAMPGPESVKVAVRIRPMSQSEQARGCQTVVEQAAPGAPQLLVCGGRTPSDVFSYSYVFPPSTVQSQLYEVAVSPMLHKLFAGYNATILAYGQTSSGKTFTMGTHFAGEVDSSVGVIPRAINDIFRLMADGTAEVATHVDTRVTCSYIEVYQDQVFDLLAEKPAGTERQPVDIREAVGGDIILQGLTEVAAGGVQSAFDCLARGSLGRVVRATAMNNVSSRSHAIFTLTLHHTARDDPAVVTRSKFHLVDLAGSERSKKTDTTGDRFKEGVQINKCLLALGNVITALGSSAGAAGKMHIPYRSSKLTRLLQDSLGGNSYTLMIACVSPADYNLSETYSTLRYANRVCKIKNKPIVNQDPQQARIKQLEAIVQDLRVEVMMLKSGREGCPPTTDKDGTFRVPQPVHSPLVRGLTETQLLRSPRSSEAGSASDPSAGYQKLQEANRCLQKQLQATMHELEVHEERSMLAEKLLEDIEQLLGREAQPGEDGLRQELARLLAAHQDEVYSLGSQSAAYGPPLSRMIRLSTAGAGVDDPLRTEEFERKSEFHTQQQIRIHGELTQLKRELALKEELHRKCQGNSAAVQSYTSRRERELTEQLHEYEGQMRSLESQLAELNALLDNTKASEKRSKLAEERRRKVQQLEAELAEMRQKSARQAKLLKLHEKDAERIAGLSSEIQQMKATRVKLLKTLRTESESFRQWRASREKEITQLKAKDRKQQYQLQKLESTYSMQKRIMQRKMDETIQVNKRLKATLERQQRSKTAAGARDRAAMRGAEAARWVKQELELICNTVEATVTLSVLRAQRAQEVKKIKQMEGQCAELPEGGAEYQRLRQDIQQCQLDLDYRNAQIVDLQTKLHTIDTDSQVAAFGEGLAKLPEARDAFQRLLEQLVQTHTRLIETRFQLVDLQATGDCQEEELAQARAQLEAADQQYREEVVQLEKRYEDKLALLLMQRTGGAAAAAAAATAAPTNGTGAEGEEVEEEAGTGAVHEEAIRRIEQLRDELELYKRSAQMLRRQLDETTKRPVRKRRMPNHLLDPDFDTELDLEFLEDEYYQAGGSDDDNPELDPDFRGTPLHKRKKSMSIREGLLSSTIQSNASTVGRAATGGGSASCSCSGNCGSRRCGCHKQDSLCGASCRCPPTCVNRIGEGDPAAALDVSDGSTVAPVEDTNAAANATVDRPKQAVVDQPDNKENRTDGTFLIPNELTQEQLEDREKLDILEYVAKYRKRRPLLDI
- the LOC120906652 gene encoding chromosome-associated kinesin KIF4A-like isoform X1, which gives rise to MSKPTRPSEIKLPQREPTKAPGAAAMPGPESVKVAVRIRPMSQSEQARGCQTVVEQAAPGAPQLLVCGGRTPSDVFSYSYVFPPSTVQSQLYEVAVSPMLHKLFAGYNATILAYGQTSSGKTFTMGTHFAGEVDSSVGVIPRAINDIFRLMADGTAEVATHVDTRVTCSYIEVYQDQVFDLLAEKPAGTERQPVDIREAVGGDIILQGLTEVAAGGVQSAFDCLARGSLGRVVRATAMNNVSSRSHAIFTLTLHHTARDDPAVVTRSKFHLVDLAGSERSKKTDTTGDRFKEGVQINKCLLALGNVITALGSSAGAAGKMHIPYRSSKLTRLLQDSLGGNSYTLMIACVSPADYNLSETYSTLRYANRVCKIKNKPIVNQDPQQARIKQLEAIVQDLRVEVMMLKSGREGCPPTTDKDGTFRVPQPVHSPLVRGLTETQLLRSPRSSEAGSASDPSAGYQKLQEANRCLQKQLQATMHELEVHEERSMLAEKLLEDIEQLLGREAQPGEDGLRQELARLLAAHQDEVYSLGSQSAAYGPPLSRMIRLSTAGAGVDDPLRTEEFERKSEFHTQQQIRIHGELTQLKRELALKEELHRKCQGNSAAVQSYTSRRERELTEQLHEYEGQMRSLESQLAELNALLDNTKASEKRSKLAEERRRKVQQLEAELAEMRQKSARQAKLLKLHEKDAERIAGLSSEIQQMKATRVKLLKTLRTESESFRQWRASREKEITQLKAKDRKQQYQLQKLESTYSMQKRIMQRKMDETIQVNKRLKATLERQQRSKTAAGARDRAAMRGAEAARWVKQELELICNTVEATVTLSVLRAQRAQEVKKIKQMEGQCAELPEGGAEYQRLRQDIQQCQLDLDYRNAQIVDLQTKLHTIDTDSQVAAFGEGLAKLPEARDAFQRLLEQLVQTHTRLIETRFQLVDLQATGDCQEEELAQARAQLEAADQQYREEVVQLEKRYEDKLALLLMQRTGGAAAAAAAATAAPTNGTGAEGEEVEEEAGTGAVHEEAIRRIEQLRDELELYKRSAQMLRRQLDETTKRPVRKRRMPNHLLDPDFDTELDLEFLEDEYYQAGGSDDDNPELDPDFRGTPLHKRKKQSMSIREGLLSSTIQSNASTVGRAATGGGSASCSCSGNCGSRRCGCHKQDSLCGASCRCPPTCVNRIGEGDPAAALDVSDGSTVAPVEDTNAAANATVDRPKQAVVDQPDNKENRTDGTFLIPNELTQEQLEDREKLDILEYVAKYRKRRPLLDI